A segment of the Streptomyces pactum genome:
CCGGGCGGTGGCAGCCGGGGGGCGCGGCTCCGGCGGCGTCTACCGGGCGGTGGCCGACACGCGTTGCTCCGGGGCCGTCCACCGTGGGGTGGTGGCCGGTGGGTGTGGCTCCGGGCCGTGGACCGTGCGGCGACGGCCGGTACGTATCCCTCAGGGCCCGTCCACCGGGCGGGCGCCGACCGGCAACCGGCGCGCCGGGCCCGGCCACCGGTGGCCAGGCCGGTGTCCGCCCGCACGGCCCACGGCAGCGAAGGGTCACCGCCCGGTCAGCCGGCAACGGCCGACCGAGCGGGAGCGGGTTGGGATCTGCCCAGGTCGACCGCGTGCTCGACCTCCGCGAAGGCGGTGGCCGGCACCTCCTCGACCAGGCGCCGCGGCGGGCGCGCGGACACGGGCGACGCGGTGACCGGCGCGGCGGTGACGGCCGTAGGGAGCGTGAACCAGACGATCTTGCCGGACTCGCCGTCCGGCCGGGCGCCCCAGCTCTCGCTCATCGCCGCCACCATGGAGAGCCCGCGCCCGCAGGTCGCGAGCGGCTCGGCGTCGTCCACCACGGGCAGCCGCGGGTCGTGATCGCGCACGGAGACGGTGAGCCGGTCGAGAAGCAGTTCCATCTCCACGGTGCACGTCTTGTCGGGCCGGGCGTGCAGGTGGACGTTGGTCAGCAACTCCGTCACGCCGAGCGCGGCCCGGTCGATCAGGAGATCCATATGCCAGTAGCGCAATTGCGCAGATACGATTCTGCGGACCTGGCCGATCCGCGACGGCAGGGCTTGCAGCTCTACCGTGCAGTGTCTGCTTGGGTGACTGATCACGGCTGCGACTCCCCGACATAGAGGTCCGGAAGAACACGGAGTTCGGATCCAGCAGGGCGCACGCGGCACGCCGCCGCCTGCTGTCAAGGCCGGCGGGCTGGTTCGCAGCGTTATCGCCGGTAAACCCAGAGTGACGTGAGGCCAGCGTGACGCAAGGGGTGAGGCACCGCAACTTACGGACATCTCAAGCGCGGTGCCCGGCCGCCCTGCGCACCGCCTCGATGAAGCGGCGAGCCGCGGGTGGCCCCGGCTCGCCGGGCGCGGGGTCCCGCTCGCCGAGCGTCAGCAGGTACCGCTTGCCGTTGAGGTCGGCCAGAGCCCGGTCCTGAGGAGCGAACCAGGGCCGGGAGGCGCGCACCGCCTGCACCGGAGCGCTGTCGATCTCACTGCCGTAGCTGGTGAGCAACTCCACGCGGCCGCCGCTGATCCGGACCGTTCCGCCCCGGGTGAGTGAGCGCAGCCGCTTGGCGATCCGCACCCCCGTGGCCCTGAACTCCGGCTCCGCCATGCCGTCGCCCCCTCGTGCCCGTCGGTTACCGGACCGTGCACCTCGCTGGGCCCGGTACCGGCCGGCTCGTGTCGTGCTCAGTGTGCGCCCGCGGCAGGAGCCCGGTCCCGCCCGCTGGCAGTCTGCCCGCACCGCGCGTCGAGCACCAGTACGCCCCGCCCCTTTCCGGAGGTGACCGGAGCACTCGCGCGAATGCGCCCCCACCGGGCCGACGGCCGGGCCCCAGGGGTGCCTTTGAGGCTCCCAAAGCTGTGTTTATGCAGGTGAGAAGCGTGTGGAAGGTGCTTATGATCGAGGCGTCGGCCGCGCGACGCGCCGTCGGCGCGCAGCGTAAGGAGCCCCGTCGTGAGCACCCCCCAGCAGATCAGCACCGGCGCCACCCTCGACGTCGACCACAGTGAAACCGCCTACCGCGCATGGCTGAAAGAAGCCGTGCGCAAGGTCCAGGCCGACGCCAACCGCTCGGCCGACACCCATCTGCTCCTCTTCCCGCTGCCCGAGCGGTGGGGCATCGACCTCTACCTGAAGGACGAGTCGACCCACCCCACCGGCAGCCTCAAACACCGGCTCGCCCGCTCGCTCTTCCTCTACGGCCTGTGCAACGGCTGGATCCGGCCGGACCGCCCGGTGATCGAGGCGTCCAGCGGCTCCACGGCCGTCTCCGAGGCGTACTTCGCGAAGCTGATCGGAGTCCCCTTCATCGCCGTCATGCCGCGCACGACCAGTGCGGAGAAGATCCGCCTGATCGAGTTCCACGGCGGACGGTGCCACTTCGTGGACGACTCCCGACGGATGTACGAGGAGTCGGCCCGCCTCGCGGCCGAGACCGGCGGCCACTACATGGACCAGTTCACCTACGCCGAACGCGCCACGGACTGGCGCGGCAACAACAACATCGCGGAGTCGATCTTCCGTCAGTTGCGGCTGGAGCGGTTCCCCGAACCGGCGTGGATCGTCGCCACGGCCGGCACCGGCGGCACCTCGGCGACCCTCGCGCGCTACGTCCACTACATGCAGTACGACACCCGCGTCTGCGTCGCCGACCCGGAGAACTCCTGCTTCTTCGAGGGCTGGACCACCGGCGACCCGGACGTCACCTGCGACTGCGGCTCCCGGATCGAGGGCATCGGCCGGCCCCGTATGGAGCCGAGCTTCGTGCCCGGCGCCATCGACCGCATGATGAAGGTGCCGGACGCGGCGAGCGTGGCGGCCGTCCGGGCCCTGGAACAGGCCATCGGGCGCAAGGCCGGCGGCTCCACGGGCACCGGGCTGTGGAGCGCGCTGAAGATCGTCGCCGAGATGGTGGCCGAGGGACGCCAGGGCAGTGTGGTGACGTTGCTGTGCGACCCGGGGGACCGGTACCTCGACAAGTACTACTCGGACGCCTGGCTCACCGAACAGGGCCTCGACATCGGCCCGTACACGGCGGCGATCGACTCCCTGCTGCACACGGGCACCTGGCCCGGCTGACCCGGCGCGACGAGTCGTGGGCCGCGGGGCGGGGCGGGCGGCGCGCTACGGGCAGGTGAGCCGCCGGTCCAGCGAGGCGACCGCGTCCCGGAAGGCCCGGCCCAGACCCGGACGCGCGCGGTTCAGCACGAACCGGAACGGCGCCGTGCCGTCCGCCGCGAACGTCCACCGCACGCGCGTACCCGTCCCGGCGGGTGCCAGCCGCCACTCCTCGGCGATGGCCCGGGCACCGGGCGCGTTGGTGACGTCCACGCGGTAGGCGTACACCTCGGGCCGCTCGGCCGCCAGCACCGTCTCCACGAAGCGCGTACCGCCCCTGAGCCGGATCTCGCGGCCCGCGCCCGCACCGATGGGCCGGGCGGACGTCACCGCCGAGAACCAGGCGGTCCAGCCCGGTACGTCCTCGGCCAGCGCGCGGAAGACCGCGTCCGGGGCGGCGGAGATCTCGCGCGCGAAGACCAGGCGTACCGGAGCCGTCCCGACGAAGCCGAGACCCACCGGACGCAGACGGCGAGCCATGCGTACAACCCCCTTGGGCGAAACCGCGAACGCGGACGATCGGCCGGGAGGCGTCACGATAGCGGGGGTTGCGCCGGGTGTCAGCGGGACCAGGACGGACCAGGGCGGCCCCGGGTCGGGGCCAGGGACGCGCACCGGGCGTTCACCGAGGTCAGTCGGCCGTCTCCGGCTCGCCCGCCACGACCAGTCCCAGGTGCTCCGCGATCTCCGCGCGGGCGTCCGCCGGCAGGCCGGCGTCGCTCACCAGCGTGTCCACCTGATCCAGGGCCGCGAACGAACTCAGTCCCACGACACCCCACTTGGTGTGGTCGGCGACCACCACGACACGCCGCGCCGACTGCACCAGCCGCCGGTTGGTCTCGGCCTCCGCCAGGTTCGGCGTCGACAGGCCGGCCTCGGCCGATATCCCGTGCACGCCGAGGAACAGCACGTCGAAGTGGAGCGTCGCGATCGCCTGGTCGGCCACCGGGCCCACCAGGGAGTCGGACGGAGTGCGCACACCACCCGTGAGCACCACCGTGGCCGCGCCCTGCCGCGCCCCGGAGGTGCGCTGCGCCACATGGAACACGTCGGCCACCCGCACCGAGTTGGTGACCACCGTCAGATCCGGCACGTCCAGCAGCCGGTGAGCCAGCGCGTACGTCGTCGTACCGCCCGACAGGGCGATCGCCGCGCCCGGCGCGACCAGTTCCGCGGCGGCCCGCGCGATGTCCTCCTTGGCGGTCGGCTCCAGACCGGACTTGGCCTCGAAGCCCGGCTCGTGCGTGCTCGCCTCGACCACCGGGACCGCGCCGCCGTGCACCTTCTCCAGCACGCCCTGCCGGGCCAGCGCGTCGAGGTCACGGCGGACCGTCATGTCCGACACGCCGAGCTTGCGGGTCAGCTCGTTGACCCGGACTCCGCCCCGGCGGCGCACCTCGTCGAGGATCAGGGTGCGCCGCTGCTCCGCGAGGAGGTTCGGGTTCTCGCTCACGTACGCTTCGGTCCTTTCGCCGCAAAACCGTCCGACACACCCGGCGCACCTGCACCGACGAGGAGTTCTCCCCGCTCCGGTGCGCGGACGTCCCATCCTCGCACGCCCCGCCAGGGGCCGCGCCACCACCTGTCCGCCGTGCACATGCCATTTCCACCTCGTCCCGGCGTCACCGTGCACACGGTTCGGGGAGATTCCGTGCCGAGGGGTGTACGACGCCCGCCGAGCGGAGATCCTTGTGCCCGCACGGACAGAGCCGACGGCGCGTCACGGGGGAGTGCGGACAGTGGAACAGGCGCAGGAGCGGGCTGGGGCGGGCGGACGGGGCGCCCCCGGACCGCGCGACGGGACGGACGGGACGGGCAGAGGAGACGGGGAGGACGGGAGAACCGGCACCGCCCTGGAACTCCTGGTGCACGGAGTGGGCGGCACGACACCCGCCGAGATGCTGGACGACCCGCGGACCGTGCGGATCACCGGCGACCACATCGCGGCCGTCTTCCGGCGCACCGAGGACGCCGACGCCGAGTCCCGGCCCGAGGACTACCGGGGCCGGCCGGTGCCCGAGGCCTACGTCTGGTGCAACCTCACCTCCGGCAACGGCACCCGTGCCCTGTGGCTGCTGCTCCTGCCCTTCATGGTGGTCAACCTCGCCCACTGGATGCGGCCCACCGCACAGGACCGGATCCGGACGGTCCGCCTCTACGGGCTGCTGGTGCGGCTCGTGGGACTGACCCTGACGGTGCTGCTGGTCGCCGCGGCCTGCGAGGTCGCGATCGACCTCGTGGCCTGGCAGTGCGCGGGCACGCGGGCGTGCGCCGAGCGGCACTCCTGGCTGGGCTTCCTCTCGCCCGTGATGTCGGACGGCGGCTGGTGGAGCCGGCCCGGCCGCAGGCTCGCCCTCGCGGCCGCGGTGCCCGCCGCACTCACCGGCCTGCTCTGGTACCTGTCGCTGCGCACCTGGCGGGCGTACGAGTCCCAGCAGCCGATGGACCGCGAGACCGACCCCGAGGCGGAGGCCGCCCGCACGGCCCTGGGCCGGCCCGGCTTCTGGTACGGGCGCCGCCTGGTGGCCCGGCTGCGGGCCGCCCACACCGCCGCCGCCCTGCTGACGGTCGCCGCGGCGGTCGGCGCGCCGGCGGCCCGATTCGACCGCCGGCCCGGCGGACCCGCGCTGCTCGACACGCTGGGCTGGCTCCTGGTGGCGGCCCTCGTCGCCGGGGCGGTCGCCGTGGTCGCCGTGGTCTGCCGCCGGGGCCGCAGCGAGAACCGCCTCGACCGGGAACTCGACGAGCACCTGGTACGACGCCTGCCGCTCGCCGCCCTCGTCCTGTTCGTCCTCGCACTCCTGTACGGCGGCTGGGCCCGCCCGCAGTGGACGTCGGCCGGCCGGCTGCCGGGGGACATGACCTTCGGCGGCATCGCCCTGGTCCAGGGCCTGCTGGTCATCGCTCTCGCCGTGGTCGCCCACCTCCTCCACCGCAGTCTTCCCCACGCCCGCGCCGCCGTCCGCGGCCTCGGCGGGCCCGCCGTCGCCATGCTGGCCTGCGCGCTGGGCGGCGTGATGTCCGGCGGTGTCTCCCAGCGCGTGTCGGACTGGCTGGACGGCACCGGCGCCTCCATCGACGGCCCGCCCGTCCTGCTGACCTGGCAGGCGTCCGTCATCCCACCGCTGCTCGTCGTCGTACTGCTGCTCTGCGCCGCGCTCGCCCGGCACACCTGGCGCCTCGCCCGCGCCGAACGGGAGGCCGTGGAGGGCGATCACCCCGGGGAGGCCGGGGACCAGGGACGCACCCGGCGCATCGCGCTCATCCGCGCGATGGCCACCCTCACCGACCGGGCCCCCCTCCTCGTCGCCATCACCTCCGCCGCCACCCTGCTGCTGGGCGCCGGAGCGCTGGTGGGCGCCCTGACGACCGACCAGGTGCCCGGCGACGCCGCACGCGGGACGTACGCCGTCGTGCAAGGGGCCGCACAGACCGCGCAGGCGCTGGGCTCCTGGCTCATCGGCCTCGGCTTCATCCTGTTCGTCACCTGGGGCAGGCGCGCCTACAAGGACGCCTCCGCGCGGCGCACCATCGGCATCCTGTGGGACGTCGGCACCTTCTGGCCGCGCGCCGCCCACCCCTTCGCACCGCCCTGCTACGCCGAGCGCGCGGTGCCCGACCTGACCTGGCGGATGGCGACCTGGACCCGGGCCACCGGCGGGCGGCTGGTCATCTCCGGGCACTCGCAGGGCAGCGTGCTGGCCGCCTCGGCGGCCTGGCAACTGGAGCCGTCCGCCCGCAAACGGGTCGCCCTCCTCACCTACGGCTCACCGCTGGAGCGGTTGTACGGCCGCTGGTTCCCCGCCCACTTCGGACCGGCCGCGCTCGCCTCGCTGCACGAGGAGGTCGACTGCTGGCGCAACCTGTACCGGCGCACCGACCCGATCGGCGGCCCGATGCGGCTGCCCGGCGACTCGGGCCCCGCGGTGGACCGCGCCCCCCTCAGGGACCCGCTCACCTACGGCCGCACCGAACTCCACCCGCTGCCCGCGCCGATCCTGGGCCACTCCGACTACCAGGCCGACCCGGCCTTCGCCGAGGAGCGGCAGCGGCTGCTGGCCCGGCTGCGCCCGGAGGTACCGGCGCCGCGCCACACCGACCGGCCGCCGTCCGTCCCGGCGGCGGACGGCGGACCGGAGGACTGCTAGGCGTTCGGATCCCCGCGGAGCCCACCCGCCAGCCGGGGCTGCCACCGCGGCCCCGGTGGGTCTCGCTACGGCAGCTCCGGCAGGTCCTCGGCGTACAGCAGGGTCAGGTCGTCCGTGCTGGGATCGGCCACCTGGGCGACCCGGCTCGCGTGCCGCTCCACCATCGCCTCGAAGGTCTGCCGCGCGGTACGGCCGTTGCCGAAGGCCGGGCCCTTGGGGATCGCGGTGAAGTACTTCGTCAGCGCCTCGGACGCGCCCGGCGCCAGCCGGTACTCGTGCTCGTCGGCCTGCTGCTCCACGATCCGCAGCAGCTCCTCGGGCCCGTAGTCGCCGAAGGTGATGGTCCGGGAGAAGCGGGACGCCACCCCGGGGTTGACGGACAGGAAGCGCTCCATCTCCGCCGTGTACCCCGCGACGATCACCACGACCGCGTCGCGCTGGTCCTCCATCAGCTTCACCAGCGTGTCGATGGCCTCCTTGCCGAAGTCCCGGCCCGCGTCCTCGGGGGACAGCGCGTACGCCTCGTCGATGAACAGCACGCCGCCGTGGGCCCGCTGGAACGCCTCCTGGGTGCGGATCGCCGTCGAGCCGATGTGCTCGCCGACCAGGTCGACCCGGGACACCTCGACCAGGTGTCCCTTGTCCAGCACGCCGAGGGAGGCGAGGATCTCGCCGTACAGCCGGGCGACCGTCGTCTTGCCGGTGCCGGGAGAGCCGGTGAAGACGAGGTGGCGTTTGACCGACGCGGCCTTCAGGCCCGCCTGCTGCCGGCGCCGGCCCACCTCGATCATGTCGGTCAGGGCCCGCACCTCGCGCTTGACGCTGTCGAGGCCCACCAGCGCGTCCAGTTCACCCAGTACGGCCTTGGAGGTCCGCGTCGGCTCCTGCGGCCCGGCGCCCGCGATCAGGGGCTCCTGTTCCGTGCTGCGCTGCCCCGGGATGGAGCCCAGCAGGCCGGGGGACTGGCTCACCGTCTGCACGACGGGCTCCGGCGCGGGAGGCGGCGTCAGGCCGCCGCTCTCGTCGCTGGTGCAGTCCTCGACGAGCGGCCCGGAGCCGTACGCCGTGTCCGGGCCGCCGTCCGCGAACTCGTACCCGCCGCGCGCGCACCGCTCCGTACGGCACTTGCGCAGTGTCGTGCGGCAGCCGTCGATCACGTGGAAGCCGTAACCGGCGCTGCCGGTCACCCGGCAGTTCAGGAAGCTGCCGCGGCCGCCGGCCGACACGTAGACGCCCGCCTCGGAGGGGGAGTCGACCGTGCAGCGTTCGATGGTGGGGTCGGCGCCCTTGGTGACGATCACGCCGGTGCGGTTGCCGTCCAGGGTGCAGTTGTTCAGGGTGCCGCCGCTGCCGTGGTCGCGGAACCAGGCGCCGGTGGCCGCGTCCCGGATGCGGCAGTCGTCGAGCTGAGCGGTGGCGCCGTCGCTCACCGACACCGCCGTGTTGCGCACCTGCGACAGGTCGCTGTCGACGACGTCCGCGCGTGAACCGCGGTCCAGGACGAACAGCGCGTCCGGCACGTCGTGCACCCGGCAGGAGTCGAGCACCGCCGTCGCGCCGTCGCTGACCCAGACCGCCGGGTAGTCGCCGGTGCTGTCGAAGATCTCGCACTGGTTGGCGTCCACCCGCGTGCCCGGGTCCCACACCGACAGGCCGTTTCGCCCGAACTGCCGCACGGTGGTGCGGGTCAGGGTGAGGACGGAGCGGGAACGCAGGTCGACCGCGTTCTCCGGGATGTCGTGGATACGGCAGTCGGCGAGCGTGAGCACCGCGTCCGTGTCGAGCGTGACGCCGTCGCCGGTGGTGCGGTGCACGTCGCAGTCGGTCATGTGGGCGGTGGCCCGGCCGGTGACCTGCACGCCGCTGCCCCGCACCTCGTAGACCTCGCAGCCCACGGCCTCCAGCGAGGACCCCTCACCCGTCGCCGTCAGGCCCGAACCCGCGGCGTGGTGGACCCGGCAGCGGTCCAGCCGGGGGTGCGCGCCGGAGCGCACCGCGACGCCCGCCTGACCGGCCGAGACGACCTCGCACTCCTCGAACACGCCGCCCCCGCCGTCGAGGACGGCGATACCGACACCGGCCGGATTGTCGACGGTGCACCGCCGCACCGTCGGCCGGGCGCTGCCGCGCACCTCAATCCCGGACGCGGAACGCGTGACCACCCGCAGGTCCAGCAGCTCCGGCGTCCCCTCCTCCACGAGCACCGCGGGAGCCGCCGCGTCCTGGCCCTCCACGTGCAGGTCCCGGATCACCGCCGAGGCGCGCACGGTCAGCGGGACCCCGTCGACCGGCGCGATCCGTACCGAACCCTGGGCGCCCTCGGGCCCGCGGAGGGTCACCGCGCGCTGGACGACGAGGTTCTCCCGGTAGGTCCCGGGGGCGACGGTGAGGACGTCACCGTCGGCCGCGGCCTCCAGGGCGGCGGCGAGCGATGCGTACTCACCTGTGCGGCGCCGCCACCGCGAGGTGCCGGTGTGCGTCACCTGGACCGTGCCCTGTGCCATGGCGTTGCTGTGCCCCCACCTCGTCGTACGCGGGTCGTCGCCGATTCGGTTCGGCCGGTCCACCGTAGCGTGCGCACAGGTGGTGAGTTGACCGGAGGCGGAAGCCCGTCAACTGCCCGCGCCGGTCCTGCCCCAGTCCGGGCCCGCCCGGTCCCACTCCCGTTCCAGGCGCGCGTAGCGGCGGCGGACCATGCGCCACACGACGATCCGCCGGCCGGTCTCGACCAGGGCGGCGGCCACCACGGCGGCACCGGAACCGGCGAGCACGGCGTGGGTCGTCGCGGTCGCGGAGTCCAGCGGGCGGGTCACCGCCCGGCCCCGTCCGTCCGTCCATATCGGGAAGCGGTCGCCGATGGCCGGGTCGCCGATGCTCGCCATGACGGATCCCTCGTGCCGCGAGCCGTCCGGTGCGGTCCAGCCGGCCAGGACACGGCTGCGCAACTCCCCGGCGGAAGCGCCCTCGGGGTCGACGGTCATGGGCGGACGCTCCAGTGCGCGGACCACGGTGGCCGTCACCCGGTGCCGGGACTCGTGCTGGTCGCGCACCGACCGCTGCAGGGCGTCCTGCGCCGCGCCGCCCACGAGCGCGCCGGTCAGTGGGGCCGCCAACAGGATCAGCAGCAGTCCCGCCAGCGCCACCCACGCCTCGGCCCGGTCGGTCGCGCGGCACAGAGGATTGCGCCGCCAGCGCCAGAGCCCGCTGATCGCCCGCACGATCCGCACCCCCTTCCGCTTCCTGCCGCCCCCGGCCGAGCCGTTCACGCGCGGGCCGGACCGGAAGAGCGCGCCATCGCCTCTCGTCAGGGCTCGCGGCCGGGTTTCTCATGAACGTCTCACGAAGCCCAACGCGCGGGCCGCGGACCGGGTTCCTGGGTGCACGCCGGTGTCCGGAACGCGGCCCGGGCAGCGCCACGTCACTCGACGGTCCGCACCGGGTCGCCGACCCGGACCGTGCCGCGGCCGACGGGGACCAGATTCTGCCCGAAGACCAGCTTGCCGTTGACGCTGCGATACCGCCCGAGGCTGTGCAGGGGCTCTCTGCCACGCCCGGCGGTGCCCTGGTCGGTGGTCGTCACGACGCACCGCCCGCACGGCTTGGCGACCCGGAAGGCGACCTCGCCGACGGCGATGCGGGACCAGCCGTCCTCGGCCCACGGGCCGGTGCCGGAGACGACCAGGTTCGGCCGGAAGCGGTTCATGGGCAACGGGCCCTCGTCCGCGTGCTCGCCCACGGCGATCAGGGAGTTGAGGGCGTCGAGGGAGGCCGTGGTCACGAGCAGCAGCGGGAAGCCGTCGGCGAAGGAGACGGTCTCGCCCGGCAGCGCGTACTCCGGGTCCACGGGCCGGCGCGAGGCGGGGTCGTCCAGGTACACCAGCCGCACGTCCGCGCCGAGGAAGTCGCTGCACCAGGCGTGCGCGGCCCCGCCCTCCGCGGGGAGCGCCTCGACCTTGTCGCGGAAGAGCTGCGTCACAACCGGACCCCCCGCACGGGGGACCGGCACCGTAAGCGGCTCCCGGCCGGGCGCGGACAGCCGGACACCGCCGCCGGGCAGAAGCTCGGCGGCGGCCAGGGCGAGGCGCGGCTGCCGGCGTTGCGTGACGACCTTTCCCCCGTTATCGATCAGCATCCAGCGACGGTCTCCGGTCAGCCCCCAGGGCTCCACGACGGCTTCCCGGAGCGACAGGCTCCGGAACGCTTTCACCGGATGGACGTGGATCGACTGCAGTCGCGCGTTCCCCATGGGGTCATCGTGCCAGGTGGCACCGACAACACCGGGTCCGGCTCAGTAGCCGCGGTACTGCTGCTGGTTGTACGGATCCTGATACGGAGCCGGGGCCGGCCGGGGAGCCGCGGGGCGCATCGCCTCGTACCCCGCGGGGCCGGGCGCGGCCGGGCGGGGCTGCTGCGGCTGCTGGGGGCCGGGGTATCCGCGCGGCGCGGTCGCCTGGTGCGGGATGTACGCGGCGGGGGCCTGCTGCAGCGGGGCGGGCTGCGGCACCTGCTGCGGGTAGCCGTAGGAGGGCTGGGAGGGGCCGGCCGGGAGGGCGGGCAGAGCCGGCGGGAGGGCGGGCAGGTGGCTGCCCGGCGCGTCGTACGCGGCGGGGACCCGGATCGGGGCGATCTGCGGGGTCCCCCGCTCGGCCACGAGCGAGTCGTAGATCGGAGTGTCCGGGAAGGAGGCGGAGTAATAGCCGCCGCCATAAGTGGAGCGGGGGGAGGTCATGGCACATAAGTTAAGCCCACGATGTGCTGGTTGGGGAGACCGATAAGAGGGTTGTTTTACGTGTCCGCAGTGACCTGGGATCCCCAATGTGAGCGAACTTGGCAAAATAGGGCATCGCGCGGCGCGATCTTGCGGTAAAGGCCGAGTTCCAGGTGGGTTACCGGCGGTTGGCCGGACGTCTTGCCCGCGGTTGTCCGGACGTCTTGCCCCACTCCTCGCCAGGGGCGGGCGACGAGGGGAATAGGTTGGGCGGGGAGAACTTGGCGAACCGCCGGGACGCGACCCGGTTCGGTGACACGTGATGGGGGCGGACATGTCCATGTCGAAAGGATCGAACACCCCGGTGCCGACGACGGCGCTGCGGGTCGAACTGGGCTGGCGATCCGGCCCCGGTGTGCCCGACGCGGACGCCTCGGCCCTGCTCCTGGTCGGCGGGAGGGTCCGGTCCGACGCGGACTTCGTCTTCTACAACCAGCCGGCGCACTCCTCCGGCGCGGTGCGTCACGAGGGCAAGCGGGACGCCGGCGGCCGAGTCACCGACAGCCTGCTCGTCGACCTCGCGCGCGTGGAGCCCGCGATCGAGACCGTGATCCTCGCGGCCTCCTCGGACGGCGGGCCGTTCGGCAAGGTGCCCGAGCTGTACATCGAGGTCCGCGACGCCGCGCGGAACACCGTGGCGGCCCGGTTCGACAATCCGGGCGCGACCGTGGAGACGGCCTTCGTGCTCGGCGAGTTCTACCGCCGCCAGGGCGCCTGGAAGTTC
Coding sequences within it:
- a CDS encoding Rv1733c family protein, which encodes MRAISGLWRWRRNPLCRATDRAEAWVALAGLLLILLAAPLTGALVGGAAQDALQRSVRDQHESRHRVTATVVRALERPPMTVDPEGASAGELRSRVLAGWTAPDGSRHEGSVMASIGDPAIGDRFPIWTDGRGRAVTRPLDSATATTHAVLAGSGAAVVAAALVETGRRIVVWRMVRRRYARLEREWDRAGPDWGRTGAGS
- a CDS encoding DeoR/GlpR family DNA-binding transcription regulator, whose product is MSENPNLLAEQRRTLILDEVRRRGGVRVNELTRKLGVSDMTVRRDLDALARQGVLEKVHGGAVPVVEASTHEPGFEAKSGLEPTAKEDIARAAAELVAPGAAIALSGGTTTYALAHRLLDVPDLTVVTNSVRVADVFHVAQRTSGARQGAATVVLTGGVRTPSDSLVGPVADQAIATLHFDVLFLGVHGISAEAGLSTPNLAEAETNRRLVQSARRVVVVADHTKWGVVGLSSFAALDQVDTLVSDAGLPADARAEIAEHLGLVVAGEPETAD
- a CDS encoding ATP-binding protein; protein product: MISHPSRHCTVELQALPSRIGQVRRIVSAQLRYWHMDLLIDRAALGVTELLTNVHLHARPDKTCTVEMELLLDRLTVSVRDHDPRLPVVDDAEPLATCGRGLSMVAAMSESWGARPDGESGKIVWFTLPTAVTAAPVTASPVSARPPRRLVEEVPATAFAEVEHAVDLGRSQPAPARSAVAG
- a CDS encoding SRPBCC family protein, translating into MARRLRPVGLGFVGTAPVRLVFAREISAAPDAVFRALAEDVPGWTAWFSAVTSARPIGAGAGREIRLRGGTRFVETVLAAERPEVYAYRVDVTNAPGARAIAEEWRLAPAGTGTRVRWTFAADGTAPFRFVLNRARPGLGRAFRDAVASLDRRLTCP
- a CDS encoding DUF6643 family protein, producing the protein MTSPRSTYGGGYYSASFPDTPIYDSLVAERGTPQIAPIRVPAAYDAPGSHLPALPPALPALPAGPSQPSYGYPQQVPQPAPLQQAPAAYIPHQATAPRGYPGPQQPQQPRPAAPGPAGYEAMRPAAPRPAPAPYQDPYNQQQYRGY
- a CDS encoding right-handed parallel beta-helix repeat-containing protein: MAQGTVQVTHTGTSRWRRRTGEYASLAAALEAAADGDVLTVAPGTYRENLVVQRAVTLRGPEGAQGSVRIAPVDGVPLTVRASAVIRDLHVEGQDAAAPAVLVEEGTPELLDLRVVTRSASGIEVRGSARPTVRRCTVDNPAGVGIAVLDGGGGVFEECEVVSAGQAGVAVRSGAHPRLDRCRVHHAAGSGLTATGEGSSLEAVGCEVYEVRGSGVQVTGRATAHMTDCDVHRTTGDGVTLDTDAVLTLADCRIHDIPENAVDLRSRSVLTLTRTTVRQFGRNGLSVWDPGTRVDANQCEIFDSTGDYPAVWVSDGATAVLDSCRVHDVPDALFVLDRGSRADVVDSDLSQVRNTAVSVSDGATAQLDDCRIRDAATGAWFRDHGSGGTLNNCTLDGNRTGVIVTKGADPTIERCTVDSPSEAGVYVSAGGRGSFLNCRVTGSAGYGFHVIDGCRTTLRKCRTERCARGGYEFADGGPDTAYGSGPLVEDCTSDESGGLTPPPAPEPVVQTVSQSPGLLGSIPGQRSTEQEPLIAGAGPQEPTRTSKAVLGELDALVGLDSVKREVRALTDMIEVGRRRQQAGLKAASVKRHLVFTGSPGTGKTTVARLYGEILASLGVLDKGHLVEVSRVDLVGEHIGSTAIRTQEAFQRAHGGVLFIDEAYALSPEDAGRDFGKEAIDTLVKLMEDQRDAVVVIVAGYTAEMERFLSVNPGVASRFSRTITFGDYGPEELLRIVEQQADEHEYRLAPGASEALTKYFTAIPKGPAFGNGRTARQTFEAMVERHASRVAQVADPSTDDLTLLYAEDLPELP
- a CDS encoding PLP-dependent cysteine synthase family protein, producing MSTPQQISTGATLDVDHSETAYRAWLKEAVRKVQADANRSADTHLLLFPLPERWGIDLYLKDESTHPTGSLKHRLARSLFLYGLCNGWIRPDRPVIEASSGSTAVSEAYFAKLIGVPFIAVMPRTTSAEKIRLIEFHGGRCHFVDDSRRMYEESARLAAETGGHYMDQFTYAERATDWRGNNNIAESIFRQLRLERFPEPAWIVATAGTGGTSATLARYVHYMQYDTRVCVADPENSCFFEGWTTGDPDVTCDCGSRIEGIGRPRMEPSFVPGAIDRMMKVPDAASVAAVRALEQAIGRKAGGSTGTGLWSALKIVAEMVAEGRQGSVVTLLCDPGDRYLDKYYSDAWLTEQGLDIGPYTAAIDSLLHTGTWPG
- a CDS encoding MOSC domain-containing protein encodes the protein MGNARLQSIHVHPVKAFRSLSLREAVVEPWGLTGDRRWMLIDNGGKVVTQRRQPRLALAAAELLPGGGVRLSAPGREPLTVPVPRAGGPVVTQLFRDKVEALPAEGGAAHAWCSDFLGADVRLVYLDDPASRRPVDPEYALPGETVSFADGFPLLLVTTASLDALNSLIAVGEHADEGPLPMNRFRPNLVVSGTGPWAEDGWSRIAVGEVAFRVAKPCGRCVVTTTDQGTAGRGREPLHSLGRYRSVNGKLVFGQNLVPVGRGTVRVGDPVRTVE